The following proteins are encoded in a genomic region of Lachnospiraceae bacterium KM106-2:
- a CDS encoding transcriptional regulator, AraC family gives MYTYLVVDDEYYTRKGIIKKLESLSDQITCIGEAENGTSALEQIEQKKPDIVITDMQMPVMHGNKLLLTLADSYPNIQIIVISGYKDFDYVKNALSANAVNYILKPFSKQELCETMKKAISKIKSSQTSHLQIALHEEEMEQLHYKYDLSLLQNLLMGLSVSEIKITSKKLYFISQNHQHLVIQLHSLLPLPDSLIQTCLIDCGMSELAIYLPNPNNDDSGYLILFLPETAAVSVNSLCSNFINQLNHLNSNLKSSTIYGISKIHPNLMQLHTAYLESCQALNQMMPNNEKSIFEYKKLENSIFEWDKQDEFLFRLEAGDITAVQALIEELFTLYENTKDCNTHVIKYTFFQLENQLHTLISIYFEQSISTESASINNIFHSIYFLEELKSYYLQYFTQIASLLKSKNVYASKTLIEQVQYYTEHNYNKNITLEFLSCLFYVNRSYLSHEFKLKTQLKYIDYLNEIRIRHAKDLLQNTDKKLYQIAKSVGYDNVKYFFRVFKKYTDQTPEQYRASFRI, from the coding sequence ATGTATACTTATCTGGTTGTTGATGATGAATACTACACCCGAAAGGGGATTATTAAGAAACTAGAATCCCTCTCCGATCAGATCACCTGTATCGGTGAGGCTGAGAACGGAACCTCAGCTTTAGAACAAATTGAACAAAAGAAGCCTGATATTGTGATCACAGATATGCAAATGCCGGTCATGCATGGCAATAAGCTTCTCTTAACGTTAGCAGACTCCTATCCTAATATTCAGATTATTGTGATCAGCGGTTATAAAGATTTTGATTATGTAAAAAATGCTCTCTCTGCAAATGCTGTGAACTATATTTTAAAACCATTTAGTAAACAAGAACTCTGCGAGACGATGAAGAAAGCCATCTCCAAAATCAAGTCATCTCAGACCTCTCACTTACAGATTGCTCTACATGAAGAAGAGATGGAGCAGCTTCACTATAAATATGACCTCAGTCTTCTACAAAATCTACTAATGGGTTTATCTGTCTCCGAAATTAAGATTACTTCAAAAAAACTATATTTTATCTCGCAAAATCATCAACACCTGGTCATTCAGCTTCACTCCCTGTTACCATTACCCGATTCTCTGATCCAGACTTGCCTAATAGATTGTGGGATGTCCGAATTAGCTATCTATCTTCCCAATCCAAATAATGATGATAGTGGGTATCTCATCCTCTTCCTTCCTGAAACTGCTGCCGTATCCGTAAATAGTCTTTGCTCCAATTTTATCAACCAATTAAATCACCTAAATAGTAATTTAAAATCCTCTACCATTTATGGCATTAGTAAAATTCATCCTAATTTGATGCAGCTACATACTGCTTATTTAGAATCATGCCAAGCATTGAATCAGATGATGCCCAATAATGAAAAATCTATATTTGAATATAAGAAATTAGAAAATTCCATATTCGAATGGGACAAACAAGATGAATTTCTCTTTCGTTTAGAAGCTGGCGATATTACTGCAGTACAAGCTCTGATAGAAGAACTATTTACGTTATATGAGAATACAAAAGACTGCAACACGCATGTGATCAAATATACTTTCTTTCAATTAGAAAATCAATTACATACCTTGATCTCCATCTATTTTGAACAGTCAATCTCTACTGAGTCAGCAAGTATCAATAATATCTTTCATTCCATTTATTTTCTAGAGGAATTAAAGAGCTATTACCTCCAATATTTTACTCAAATCGCATCCTTGCTCAAGTCCAAAAATGTATATGCCAGTAAGACTCTGATCGAGCAGGTACAATATTATACAGAACACAATTATAATAAAAATATCACGCTTGAATTTTTATCTTGCTTATTTTATGTGAATCGCAGTTACCTAAGTCATGAATTTAAACTCAAAACCCAATTAAAGTACATCGACTACTTAAACGAGATTCGGATCCGCCACGCCAAAGATCTCTTGCAAAATACAGATAAAAAACTATATCAGATTGCCAAAAGTGTGGGATATGATAATGTGAAATACTTTTTCCGTGTATTCAAAAAATACACCGATCAAACACCTGAACAATATCGAGCTAGTTTCCGTATCTAA
- a CDS encoding ABC transporter, ATP-binding protein, giving the protein MIEKRLVRNNLKKNKFRNICAIIAIVLTSILFTSVFSVFFLLRDGFSEVEARKNGWTGHAVITGVTQKQFDSLKNNSLVEQISYYIHYGFILDKKKNLGVELRYDQKQMLDWNFFDIIEGKIPQKRNEILVSKDFFKRENIKYGINQKVELAYWINGSTYKQKFYISGIYSKCEVQKECVFISKELSNELSKKLKEQSDMNDSAAGLGAVEVKFQNTHHLQEDLTSLINQSTCDKQKNHYDINPIYESSDNSMKSEIIILCVLLVVVGFIGYLIIYNVFYISIRNDTRYYGLLRTLGFSKGEIKRLIRNEIYAISLIAIPLGVVLGYVISEVLLPKILALFQLSVKMNGFSIYIFIY; this is encoded by the coding sequence ATGATTGAGAAACGTCTAGTTCGTAATAATTTAAAAAAGAATAAGTTTAGAAACATATGTGCTATTATAGCTATTGTACTAACTAGTATTTTGTTCACATCAGTATTTTCAGTATTTTTTCTCCTTAGAGATGGGTTTAGTGAAGTTGAGGCTCGAAAAAATGGGTGGACTGGACATGCTGTCATTACTGGTGTAACACAGAAACAATTTGATTCTTTAAAAAATAACTCATTGGTAGAGCAGATAAGTTATTATATACATTACGGATTTATATTAGATAAAAAGAAAAATCTAGGCGTTGAACTTAGATACGATCAAAAGCAGATGTTAGATTGGAACTTTTTTGATATCATAGAGGGGAAGATTCCTCAAAAAAGGAATGAAATACTTGTTTCCAAAGATTTTTTTAAAAGAGAAAATATAAAGTATGGTATTAATCAAAAAGTAGAATTAGCATATTGGATAAATGGTTCTACTTACAAACAGAAGTTTTACATATCGGGAATTTATAGTAAGTGTGAAGTACAAAAAGAATGTGTTTTTATCTCGAAAGAATTATCAAATGAGTTATCTAAGAAGCTAAAGGAACAGTCAGATATGAATGATTCTGCTGCTGGTTTAGGGGCAGTCGAAGTAAAGTTTCAAAATACACATCATTTACAAGAAGATTTGACGAGCTTGATTAACCAATCTACGTGTGATAAACAAAAAAATCATTATGATATAAATCCTATATATGAGTCAAGTGATAATAGTATGAAGTCAGAAATTATTATACTATGTGTATTGCTAGTAGTAGTCGGTTTCATTGGGTATTTAATTATATATAATGTGTTTTACATATCCATAAGAAATGATACAAGATATTATGGATTGCTCCGAACACTTGGATTTTCAAAAGGTGAAATCAAACGATTAATCAGAAATGAAATATACGCGATATCACTGATAGCAATTCCATTAGGTGTTGTATTGGGGTATGTAATTTCAGAAGTATTATTACCTAAGATATTAGCATTGTTTCAGTTATCAGTAAAAATGAATGGATTCAGCATCTATATTTTTATTTATTAA